CGTACCCATCATTGACATGGTTTCAGGTATCAACACAGCCTTGGGTATCGCCGCGGCGCTCGTAGGCCGAGCCCGTACCGGGGCGGGGATGGAAGTGGCCACCTCACTCTTGGAAACAGGGCTTGCGCTTGGCGCCTTTCAGGGCCAGAAATACCTCAGCACCGGAGAGGTGCCGGTGCCGCTGGGCAATACGCACCCGGCACTGACGCCGTACGGCGTGTTTGCTACAGCTGATATACCCATCATTATTGCTGTTGGGAATGAAAAGCAATGGCAGCAATTGTGTACTTTGCTTGGTGCACCCGAACTGGTTCAGCGTCCGGAATACGGTACAGGGAAGCTGCGTCACGCCAATGTTTGTGCCCTTGAGGGGGAATTGGAGGCGCTACTGGCTGTCCGCACCGCCGGTGAATGGCTGCCGATACTACGCGCAGCAGCCATTCCCGCCGGGCCCATTTACAACTATGAACAGGCGTTCGCTGACGAGCAGGTCAAAGCGCTTAACATGGTGCAGATCATCCACCGTGCAGACGGCACGCCGTTGCCGCTTGTGCGCGGACCGATTTCGCTGAACCGTTTGGCGCCCCGGATCCGCAAAGCGCCGCCAACGTTGGGCGAAGACACAATTGCCGTTTTAGCAGATCTTGACCTGACGCCGGAGCAAATTGCCGGACTGGTTGACGCCGGAATTGTGCTGGCTCCGCCTGCCACTTTGGGCCAAGAGCAGCCAGCATGAGTGCCGAGCCTGCTCCGACGGGCCAGTTGCGGATTGAGCGCTCCGGAACCGTAGCCACTGTGATTATGGACAATCCGGAGATGCGTAACGCCATTACACAAGGCATGTGGCAACAATTTACCAACGTGCTGGCAGAACTGGATGCAGATGATGGTGTGAAAGTTGTGGTGCTCAGAGGCGCCGGAAAGCACTTTTCCGCAGGTGCGGATATAGCTTCTGTGCAAAAGATCCTGCACGACCCCGCCACCGGTCACAGCGACGGCGGCGACATCACAGTGGCTGAGGACGCTCTGGCCAAATTTCGCAAACCAACAATAGCTGCGATCGATGGCTACTGTGTTGGCGGAGGGTGGCAAATCGCAGGAGCCTGTGACATCCGGCTGGCCTCCGAGCGTGCCATATACGGTGTCACGCCGGCCAAGATTGGCATTGTTTATCCATTGTCCGGGATCAAACGTCTGGTGCAGTTAGCTGGTCCGGCCACGGCCAAGTACCTATTGCTCACGGGTGACTTTGTCAACGCCGCGCAGGCACTGGAGCTGGGACTGGCCACCAAAGTCATTGCCACCGATGCCTTCTGGCCGGAAGTGCACTCATTCGCGCTCCGCTTGGCTGGGCGCTCGCAGTTCTCTGCGCAGGGCCACAAAGCACTTGTCAATGCCATCGGCGCAGCCGCTAGTGAGGCGCAGATAGCTGAACTAAGCAACTATTGGCAAGGACAGATGGCTGTTAGTGGGGATGCGGCCATTGGCGTTGCGGCGTTTTTGGCGAAGGAAACACCGCATTTCACCTGGTTGCGGCCTCAGGACAGCTGACTAACCCGTTCGCCAAGCGCGACGGCGTGCCATGCTGGCGAGGGCGTCTGAAACTTCAGGGGCCCTCGCCAGCATGGCACGCCGTCGTCGTTAAGAGCAGCGGTGGCCATGTGATTGCAAACTTTGCACTTGTGCAATTTGTGCGTGAGTGCATAAACTGTGATTATGCATAAACCTCCTGTTAGCTTGCGCGAACGCAACCGCCTCGAGACATGGGCGCTGATTCATGATGAGGCGTCAAAGCTTGCCTGTGAGCAAGGCCTGGCAAATACAACCGTGGAAGCCATCGCTGACGCGGCAGGAGTTTCCAAGCGCACGTTCTTCAATTATTTCCCTGCCAAGGAAGACGCCATCCTTGGTATTCAGGGGCCCACCCTCTCAGAGGAGACCATTGCCTGTTTCCGCGCCGGCGGGGCCGGGGATCTTTTTGGCCGGACTGTCCACCTCATGGTCACAGTCATCCGCTCCATGTTTCCCGAGGCCTCCCGCACAGATCGGCGCAGGATCCTGAAGGAGCGGCATCCGGAACTGGCGAGAAATCTTGTCTCACACTTGCGGGCCTGTGAGGAATTGGTGGAAGCCGTGCTGCTTGAGCGCTATCCCAGTGGTCCCCAGGAAGAATCCTGGTCAGGACTACCTCCCGGCAGGGACTCCGCACTGGCACTTTTGATGCTGGCAGGAACCGTCATGCGGTTCGCCTTCGCCAAGGATCCTAGTGCCACCACCAACGAATCAAGTCCGGCCGTGCAAGAGGCCATTGAAATTTTTAGAGACACTATTAAGGCAGCCCTATGAGTTCCACCAAAATAAAAGCCGCAGTCCCAGATGCCCCTGCAGCCCACGGGCACCCTGATCACAGCGAAAAACGCAACATCATCCTCCTGTTCGCCGGTCTGATGGTGACCATGCTGCTGGCATCGCTGAACCAAACGGTGCTCTCCAGTGCTCTTCCCACGATCGTCGGTGAGCTCTCCGGCGTCGAACACATGGCGTGGGTCATTACGGCCTTCATCC
This genomic window from Arthrobacter sp. TMP15 contains:
- a CDS encoding CoA transferase encodes the protein MGNPSELPLNGIRILDLSRALAGPYATALLSDLGATIIKTESIRGGDSSRSWPPFEDDHSLYFDSANRGKESIAIDFYSPTGRDLLWQLAMSADVVVENFRPGVLSTMGLDPQELRAAKPELIIASVSGFGATGPLAQAPGLDQVAQGMSGLMSVTGADAQNMFRVGVPIIDMVSGINTALGIAAALVGRARTGAGMEVATSLLETGLALGAFQGQKYLSTGEVPVPLGNTHPALTPYGVFATADIPIIIAVGNEKQWQQLCTLLGAPELVQRPEYGTGKLRHANVCALEGELEALLAVRTAGEWLPILRAAAIPAGPIYNYEQAFADEQVKALNMVQIIHRADGTPLPLVRGPISLNRLAPRIRKAPPTLGEDTIAVLADLDLTPEQIAGLVDAGIVLAPPATLGQEQPA
- a CDS encoding enoyl-CoA hydratase/isomerase family protein; translation: MSAEPAPTGQLRIERSGTVATVIMDNPEMRNAITQGMWQQFTNVLAELDADDGVKVVVLRGAGKHFSAGADIASVQKILHDPATGHSDGGDITVAEDALAKFRKPTIAAIDGYCVGGGWQIAGACDIRLASERAIYGVTPAKIGIVYPLSGIKRLVQLAGPATAKYLLLTGDFVNAAQALELGLATKVIATDAFWPEVHSFALRLAGRSQFSAQGHKALVNAIGAAASEAQIAELSNYWQGQMAVSGDAAIGVAAFLAKETPHFTWLRPQDS
- a CDS encoding TetR/AcrR family transcriptional regulator — protein: MHKPPVSLRERNRLETWALIHDEASKLACEQGLANTTVEAIADAAGVSKRTFFNYFPAKEDAILGIQGPTLSEETIACFRAGGAGDLFGRTVHLMVTVIRSMFPEASRTDRRRILKERHPELARNLVSHLRACEELVEAVLLERYPSGPQEESWSGLPPGRDSALALLMLAGTVMRFAFAKDPSATTNESSPAVQEAIEIFRDTIKAAL